The Deltaproteobacteria bacterium genomic sequence TTCGCCATGAGCCGGGTCTCGGGCTGGCTCGCCCACTGGAAGGAGCAGCTCAAGACAAACCGCATATACAGGCCCGAACAGAAGTACGTGGGCCTGCGAAACCGGCCCTACGTGCCCATGGACGAGCGCGGGGATTGAGAAGCCGGGCCTTCGGAGCCTCTTGACATCCCGGCGGCGAAGGTTTACATTGTCATTAGGCGGCAGGCCGGGATGCAGACCTGCCGGAGAGCGCCAGTAGCTCAGCCGGATAGAGCAACTGCCTTCTAAGCAGTGGGTCCGGGGTTCGAATCCCTGCTGGCGCGCCAGGAAAATCAAGGGGTTGCAGCAGGTGCTACAACCCCTGTTTTGATTGAAATCTGACTACACAATGACTACATTTCATCAATATCTCCTCGGTCTGGGAGGCGGCCGCGGCCCCGCCACCGCCTGACCTTACTCTCCCGGCAGACCGCCGGGCGCTCGCCGTGACGACCGCCCGTCTCCTGCACGTGCTTTTTGCTATTGACCGATGACGCATCGGGCTGTATAAAGTCTTGGTGAAGCTCTGATTTATTACACTGGGGGAAACTTGAAAAAGGGCCACAGGCCCGCGTATCCCCCTGCCCCACCGTATGTTATTCGGCTCTTCGGCTGCACCGGGGCTCGGCCCGCGCCAGGCGGGATCTTTTACGCCTTTGCGGCCCGAACCCCCGGCACAGCCTTCCGAGGCAGCCGGCGCGGGCAGGACGCCCCCCTTCAAAGACTTTTAATTCCCTGCGGATCACCCCGATTTTGCAAGCAAAATCGGGGTGATCCGCAGGGCGTTTAAAGTTTTTGGAGGGAGTCTGAGGGAACCGGGGGCCTATGGCCCTTTTACAAAAAGGTTCCCTCAGGATAAATATCAGAGTCTCCCTGGTTTAGTCCGGCCGCGGGCGGCGGTCCTCTGGAGGTCATGGATGAAGAGTTTTTTCAAGAAGGGTTTGGCCGTCTCTGTGGCGGCGGCCGTCATGTGCCTGCCGGCGCTGCTCGCCTCGTGCAGCTCCGACCCCGCCACGACGGCGGCCGAGCACATGCAGCGCGGCGACCGGTACTACGAGGAAGGCCGTTACCGCGAGGCGGTCATAGAGTACAAGAACGTCGTCCAGGCCGATTCCAAGAGCTCCCAGGGCTACTACAAGCTCGGCCTGAGCTACATAAAGCTCGGCGGCATGGCCAACCTCAGCTCGGCCTACCGGCTGCTCAGCGAGGCCGTGAAGCTTGACGACGGGCTGCTCGACGCCCAGGTAAAGCTCGGCGAATTCCACCTGATAAGCGGCGAGCTCGACAAGGCCGAGGCCAAGGCGGAACTCGTACTCGAAAAAGACCCCGCAAACTTCGACGCCCTCATACTCAAGGGCAACATCCTCATAGGCAGGGGCAAGGCCGCCGAGGCAGTCAGCCTCCTCGAGGGCGTGGTCAAGGACAATCCCTCCGAGGTGCGGGCGGCCATGGCGCTCGCATCGGCCTACGCGGCGAAAAAGGACTTCGCCGCCGCTGAAAGGGCCCTTGAGAGGGCCGTCAGGACGGACCCCAAGGCCCTCGAGCCGAGCATGGCGCTGGCCAACCTCCTGCTCTCGCGCGGAAAGCCCGGGAAGGCCGAGAAGGTCATGCGGCGCGTGGCCGAGGCCAACCCCGACGACCAGTCCGTGCTCTTCGCCATGGCCGACCTCTACACGAGGATGAACAGGCTCGCCGAGGCCGAGCAGGCCGGAAGGAAGGCGGTGGAGCTTCGGCCCGACAACCCGCTGGGCTACATCGTGCTCGCCAACTTCTACTCGGCCACGGGCCGCACCGACAAGACCATCGAAACACTCCGCCGCGGCATCGAGACCCTTCCAAACGACCTGCAGCTCAAGATAAGGCTCGCCGAGACGCTCATCGACGATAGCAGGATCGACGAGGCCGGAGGCCAGGTCGACGCCATACTGGAGAAGACGCCGAGAAACGCCTACGGCCTGTACCTGCGGGGGCGGCTCAAGCTCGTGCGCAACAGGCCCGACGAGGCGGCCGACGACTTCAAGGCGGCCATCTCCGAGGAGCCCTCTTTCGCGCCGGCCCACTACTACCTCGGTATCGCCAGCAGGATGACCGGCAACGTCCAGACGGCCAAGATCGAGTTCGCCGAGACGCTCAAGTACGCCCCCTCGTTCATCGACGCAAGGCTTGCGCTGGCCGAATCACACTTCGTCTCCGGCGACTTCCGCCTCGCGCTCGACGAGGCCGAAAAGGTCCTCGAGGTCATGCCCGGCAACCCCAAGGCCAACCTGCTCGCAGGCGAGGCCAAGACGGCGCTCCAGCGTCCAGCCGAGGCGCTCGAACACTTCCGGCTCGTGATGAAGGCCATGCCCGACGACCCCAGGGGCTACGCCAAGGCCGGCGTGGCCCTCTACAAGATGGGCAAAAAGAAAGAGGCGCTCGACAAGTTCGAGAAGGCCATCTCCCTCAACCCCAACCTCGTAGACGTAATGGGGCTCATCACCACCCACTACATGCTGGAGAAAAAGACGAAAAAGGCCGTGGAGAGGGTCAAGCGCCAGATCAGGAAGGTGCCGGACAATCCCTACATGCACCGCCTCCTCGGCCGCCTCTACGTGAGCCTCGGCGACTACGACAGGGCCGATGCGGCCTTCAAAAAAGCCCTCGAGATCAACGACGCCCTCCTGGAGGTGTATCTCGACCTCGGCGCCCTCTACACACTCAAGGGCGACCTCGACGGCGCCGTGGCCAAGTTCAAGAAGACGCTGGCGGCCAACCCCGACGTGATACGGGCACACATGATGCTCGGCATCATATACCAGCGCCAGGGCAGGCTCGACAAGGCGAAGGAGAGCTACCGGAAGGCCCTGGACATAGACCCGGAGTTCGCGCCGGCGGCCAACAACCTGGCGTGGCTCATAGCCGAGGAGGGAGGCAACATCGACGTGGCCCTGTCGCTGGCCGAGACCGCCAAGGAAAAGCTGCCCGGCGACCCCAACATATCGGACACCCTGGGCTGGATATACTACAAGAAGAAGGCGTACATGAAGGCCGTCTCCCTCTTCGAGGAGGCCCTGGAAAAGATAAAGAACGTTCCCGACGTCCACTACCACCTCGGCATGGCTCTCTACAAGAAGGGCGATAGGGAGAAGGCCAGGAAGGCGCTCAAGAAGGCGCTTGAGCTGAGCGGCGACTTCGATGGCGCCGACGAGGCGAGACGGGTGCTGGCCGAGCTCCAGTGAACGCCGCCCACCGGCGGACACAGGGGTTTGACTTTTCCACCGTTCGGCCCTATAATTTAAGAAACTCTGATTTATTGCACTGAGGGAACCTTTTTGTAAAAGGGTCACAGACCCACGGTTCCCTCAGACTCCCTCCAAAGACTTTCAATGCGAGTTGGTTTCCCCCTGTTTTGCCTGGCAAAACAGGGGGAAACCAACTCGCATTGAAAGTCTTTGAAGGGGGTCTGGGGGAAACTTTCTACAGAAAGTTTCCCCCAGTGGAACAGGCCGGAACGAAAATCACTACACACTGAGGAGGTCTTGCCGATGCCCCTTTACGAGTACCAGTGCAACGACTGCAACGAGATAATCGAGGTGATGCAGAAGTTCTCGGACGATCCGCTCCGGGAATGTACGAAGTGCGGCGGCACGGTGGAAAAGCTCATAAGCCAGTCATCCTTCGTGCTCAAGGGCACGGGATGGTACGCAACCGACTACGCCAACAAGAAGGGCGCGGACCGGTCCAAGGACTCGTCGGACAAGAAGCCCGAGTGCGCAACCTGTCCGTCGTCCTCCACCTGTTGAGCCGAAGCCGACCCTTTCATACGTGCCGGGGGGAGGGGGGCCGGGATGGGGCCTCGCCGGGAAGGGCCGCAGGGCCGCCGTCCCCTCGGCAGGCGACACCACGGGGCGCGCCGGGAGGCGGGCCCTCTTTTTTTGCGCCCTCGCCGGCAAGAACTTCAGAAGGCGGGGAGGAAGGATGGTGGAAGGGCTCTTGAACGACGAGGTGAGACGCACGGCCGTCGAGGCTGCGACGAAGGCCGGGGCGCTGCTCATGGAGGGGCTGGGGCGCAGTCACCACGTGGAGTACAAGGGCGAGGTGGACCTCGTGACCGAGATGGACCGCGCCGCGGAAGACCTCATAGTGGAGATGCTGAGGAGCCGCTTTCCGGACCACGGCATCCTGACCGAGGAGAGGGCCGAGATGCCCTCGCAGAGCGGGGAGCGCTGGATCGTGGACCCCCTGGACGGCACCACCAACTACGCCCACGGTTTCCCCGTCTTCTGCGTCTCCATCGCCTTCGAGCGCAACGGCGACGTCTGTCTGGGCGCCGTCTACTGCCCCACCCTCGACGAGCTATTCACGGCCGAGAAGGGGCGCGGCGCGCTGCTCAACGGCTCGCCCATAGCCGTCTCGACGGTGGACTCGCTCGAAAGGGCGCTTCTGGCCACGGGCTTCCCCTACGACCTGCGCACCTCGAGGGAGAACAACATCGACCACTTCAAGCACTTTGCCATGAGGAGCCAGGCCATAAGGCGCGCAGGCTCGGCGGCCCTCGACCTCTGCTACACGGCCTGCGGCCGCTTCGACGGATTCTGG encodes the following:
- a CDS encoding tetratricopeptide repeat protein, translating into MKSFFKKGLAVSVAAAVMCLPALLASCSSDPATTAAEHMQRGDRYYEEGRYREAVIEYKNVVQADSKSSQGYYKLGLSYIKLGGMANLSSAYRLLSEAVKLDDGLLDAQVKLGEFHLISGELDKAEAKAELVLEKDPANFDALILKGNILIGRGKAAEAVSLLEGVVKDNPSEVRAAMALASAYAAKKDFAAAERALERAVRTDPKALEPSMALANLLLSRGKPGKAEKVMRRVAEANPDDQSVLFAMADLYTRMNRLAEAEQAGRKAVELRPDNPLGYIVLANFYSATGRTDKTIETLRRGIETLPNDLQLKIRLAETLIDDSRIDEAGGQVDAILEKTPRNAYGLYLRGRLKLVRNRPDEAADDFKAAISEEPSFAPAHYYLGIASRMTGNVQTAKIEFAETLKYAPSFIDARLALAESHFVSGDFRLALDEAEKVLEVMPGNPKANLLAGEAKTALQRPAEALEHFRLVMKAMPDDPRGYAKAGVALYKMGKKKEALDKFEKAISLNPNLVDVMGLITTHYMLEKKTKKAVERVKRQIRKVPDNPYMHRLLGRLYVSLGDYDRADAAFKKALEINDALLEVYLDLGALYTLKGDLDGAVAKFKKTLAANPDVIRAHMMLGIIYQRQGRLDKAKESYRKALDIDPEFAPAANNLAWLIAEEGGNIDVALSLAETAKEKLPGDPNISDTLGWIYYKKKAYMKAVSLFEEALEKIKNVPDVHYHLGMALYKKGDREKARKALKKALELSGDFDGADEARRVLAELQ
- a CDS encoding zinc ribbon domain-containing protein, whose translation is MPLYEYQCNDCNEIIEVMQKFSDDPLRECTKCGGTVEKLISQSSFVLKGTGWYATDYANKKGADRSKDSSDKKPECATCPSSSTC
- a CDS encoding inositol monophosphatase — its product is MVEGLLNDEVRRTAVEAATKAGALLMEGLGRSHHVEYKGEVDLVTEMDRAAEDLIVEMLRSRFPDHGILTEERAEMPSQSGERWIVDPLDGTTNYAHGFPVFCVSIAFERNGDVCLGAVYCPTLDELFTAEKGRGALLNGSPIAVSTVDSLERALLATGFPYDLRTSRENNIDHFKHFAMRSQAIRRAGSAALDLCYTACGRFDGFWEFKLHPWDTAAGVLVVREAGGTVTALDGSPFVMENGEVVASNRRIHNEMLRVLALPS